CGTGTTCAGGGAAAGATCCCCCAAGGTTCTAAGTTATTCTTGCTACAGTTGCTGGTTGTTCAGTGTCTTAAACAGTGCTTACATACCAATAAAGGTCAGTGGTCCACAGAAATCACATAATGACACTGATTCTAAAAAGATGTGGGTCTGCTCCACCTCTGGGTTCAGTGTAGGCATCAGATTCTTGCGGTTTTCCCATGACATCATGTTCATTGGCATCATGGTCTGGACCAGTGTCTCCATGGTGATTCAACTGAACAGACACCACCAGAAAATGCACTACATACATAACCCCAATCAGAATGACAGAGGCCATGCTGAGACCAGAGCAGCCCACACCATACTGATGCTGGTGGTCACATTTGTGTGGCTTTATGTTCTAGATTGTATTTGTAATTTAGTTCATATTTCTTTTGTGGACTCACGTCTCTGGTTGAGGCATGTCAAAGAACTTCTGGCTCTAAGTTTCCCTACCATATCACCCTTACTGTTGATCTTTAGGGATCCTAAGGGTCCTTGTTCTCTGCTCTTCATTTATGGTTTGAAAATCCACATGTCTGTGGAGCCATTACAGAGTAACAATAAGGTCAAAACATTTCCAAATCCTGAAAACCCTCAACCTGACACACGCATGAGTAGTACTGATCCTGCCTTGCTCTAAGGATGAATCTACCCATAGACATATCCCATACGCAGCTCTGCCACCCTTGAGGTAGTCATGTCTCCTAGTGTCCACAATTCAGGGTAAACTTCATATCTCCTTGTAAGAACTTGTTCAGCTATCACCAGGAATTCCTcctcatgcaaatgaagcattccaACCACCTCAGCCTCTGTCAATGGTGTACACTCATCTCCAAAACCCCTACCTACTCCCCAAGGGTTATATAGACCATGCCACCCTCAATAAAGATGTCTGTTTCACTGAAAACTATCTCCAGAGATGGCTGTTTCTCCTAAACTCACTCTGGCTGAGAGTATGCTAATATGCCTGCACGAATAAACATGTTTCTCAGTTGTATAAAAGTGGGCTACTTATTCTTTGAGATTCTTttctatccagccacttttctgaagttgtttatcagctgtaggagttctcagGTATAATTTCTGTTGTCTTTCatatatactaccatatcatctgtgaatagtgatatttgatttcttcttttccaatttgtatcccactgatttcctttttgttctcttacagctctagctagaacttcaactattatattgaatagaaaaGGAAAGCATGGGCAGCCTTCTCTTTTCCCTTATTTTAGtgtattgctttaattttctcccCATTTACTTTAAAGTTGACTACAGTTTGCAGTatactgcctttattatgttttgcTATGTACCTTTTATTCCTGAACTCTCtaaaacttttaacataaagggatgttcaattttgtcaaaggctttctcaGCTTCTAATGAGACAATACTGTAAATTTTTTTCAGATTGTTTATATCATGGATAACactgatggatttttatatattgagccatctctgcatctccaAGAAgaagcctaattgatcatgatgaatgatgtCTTTGATGAGTCCTTGGACTtgatttgtgagtattttattgggtatttttgcatcaCTATTCATAAGAGGAATTGGTTTAAATTCTATTTCCTGAAATTCTacttctttgttgagtctttgtgtggttttggtatcagagTGACTGTGGCCTTGTAGAATGAGTTTCACAATGTTTCCTCTGTCTCTATTTGTGGGATAGTTTAGGATTACTTTTAATTAGTGCTTAATAGAAAACCTGATATAGTTCTACCTAAAACCATCTATCTGgatttgagtttttattttattggacaACTTGTAATGATTGCTTCTATATCCTTAAGGGTTATAGGACGTTTTAGTTCATTTACCTGATCTTCATTCATCTTTGATAAGTGGAGTCTATCAGGCCAACCACCCATTTTacttagattttctaattttgtggagtacagacttttgaagtaggaccaaatgattctttggattttctgtgtctgttgttatgtccctctttttgtttctgattttgtttatttgaatattgtctttttcccttttatttcagTTGGCTAAGGGCTTGaaaatcttgttgattttctcaaaaaaaaaaacagttcttggTTTTTTAATTCTATCAGCCATTCTTTTTGCTTCAAAATCATTGATTTGAGTAGTGAGCttggttatttcctgccatctactactTGTGGGTATGTTTCTATCTCTTTTCCTAAAGCTTTCAAGTGTGCTATCAAATtgtagtatgagatctctccagtttct
This genomic stretch from Arvicanthis niloticus isolate mArvNil1 chromosome 30, mArvNil1.pat.X, whole genome shotgun sequence harbors:
- the LOC143440590 gene encoding vomeronasal type-1 receptor 4-like, which encodes MLSQNKTLKTTEEVALQTVLLCQIGVGTVGNILLFLHNFSPILTGSQLRPIQVILTNLAVANAFILLHLPFSYNMMGFVPRKPVTDLTCKLGYFFHEVARGTNMCSTCALSTYQFVTLVSGNWARVVFRERSPKVLSYSCYSCWLFSVLNSAYIPIKVSGPQKSHNDTDSKKMWVCSTSGFSVGIRFLRFSHDIMFIGIMVWTSVSMVIQLNRHHQKMHYIHNPNQNDRGHAETRAAHTILMLVVTFVWLYVLDCICNLVHISFVDSRLWLRHVKELLALSFPTISPLLLIFRDPKGPCSLLFIYGLKIHMSVEPLQSNNKAAAPSRQSAARCTLSPGSGVKSEYIKRYWDPRWDEYAPCYRELLRCRLGRRLLEQAHAPWL